One Manihot esculenta cultivar AM560-2 chromosome 18, M.esculenta_v8, whole genome shotgun sequence genomic window carries:
- the LOC110606041 gene encoding cytochrome P450 714C2 isoform X2, producing the protein MEFQLDKKIAFPFLVIVFLGVVVRLYNGLVAKPNRLRSMLKKQGINGPPPTFLLGNIREIMKSLSSIEKNNDPPLTHNCAALTFPFFEQWFKEYGQVFVYSLGNLQIVNLHQPELVKEFTTCVSLDLGKTSLQLDDLGPLLGQGIVASNGAFWSHQRKIIAPELYMEKIKGMVNLITESANALLNSWKSMIERDGGMADIKVDEGLGSFSADVISRACFGSNYYKGEKIFLKLKDLLKASSKKDLAVGIPGMRYLPTKSNREAWALEKEIRNLILKVVKERQEAADEKDLLQMILEGAKNSNLSREETDRFIVDNCKNVYMAGWETTTVSASWCLMLLAINQEWQDRVRAEVLEICGGSMLDSDMIRKMKLLNAVIHETLRLYPPVPVIAREALKDMKLGNINVPKGVNIWTTVLLLHTDPEIWGSDSYKFNPERFANGIAGVCKYPFFYMPFGVGPRVCLGQNLAIVELKIVLALILSNFSFTISPRYVHSPIFNLVIKPEHGVNLWVKKL; encoded by the exons ATGGAATTTCAATTGGACAAAAAGATAGCATTTCCATTTTTGGTTATCGTGTTTCTTGGAGTGGTAGTCAGACTTTACAATGGATTGGTTGCGAAACCAAACAGGCTTCGTTCCATGTTGAAGAAGCAAGGCATCAATGGACCTCCACCTACTTTTCTTCTTGGAAATATAAGAGAGATTATGAAGAGTCTCTCCTCCATTGAGAAGAACAATGATCCACCTCTCACCCATAACTGTGCTGCTCTTACTTTTCCATTTTTTGAGCAATGGTTCAAGGAATATG GTCAAGTGTTTGTATATTCCCTGGGGAACTTACAAATAGTAAACTTGCACCAACCTGAGTTGGTGAAAGAGTTCACAACGTGTGTATCCTTGGACTTGGGGAAAACTTCGCTTCAACTTGATGATCTTGGTCCTTTGCTTGGTCAGGGGATTGTAGCATCAAATGGAGCTTTCTGGTCACATCAGAGGAAGATTATTGCTCCTGAATTGTACATGGAAAAGATCAAG GGAATGGTGAACCTGATAACTGAGTCTGCCAATGCATTGTTAAATTCATGGAAGAGCATGATTGAGAGAGATGGTGGAATGGCAGATATCAAAGTTGATGAAGGCCTCGGAAGTTTCTCTGCAGATGTTATCTCAAGAGCTTGTTTTGGAAGCAATTATTACAAAGGAGAAAAGATTTTCCTGAAACTAAAAGATCTCCTGAAGGCTTCGTCCAAGAAAGATCTAGCCGTTGGGATTCCTGGAATGAG ATATCTCCCCACAAAAAGTAATAGAGAAGCATGGGCATTAGAGAAAGAAATCCGCAATTTGATACTGAAGGTAGTGAAGGAGAGACAAGAAGCTGCAGATGAGAAGGATTTATTGCAGATGATCCTTGAAGGAGCCAAAAATAGCAATCTGAGTAGAGAAGAAACAGACAGATTCATAGTTGATAATTGCAAGAACGTATACATGGCTGGGTGGGAGACCACTACAGTTTCAGCTTCATGGTGCCTCATGTTGTTGGCAATAAATCAAGAATGGCAGGATCGTGTCCGTGCAGAAGTTCTGGAaatttgtggaggcagcatgcTAGATTCTGATATGATTCGCAAGATGAAACTG CTTAACGCGGTGATTCATGAAACGCTGCGACTTTATCCACCAGTCCCAGTGATAGCAAGGGAGGCCTTAAAGGACATGAAATTAGGAAACATTAATGTTCCCAAAGGAGTGAACATTTGGACCACAGTATTGCTATTGCATACAGATCCTGAGATATGGGGATCAGATTCTTACAAGTTCAACCCTGAGAGGTTTGCAAATGGAATAGCAGGCGTTTGCAAGTATCCATTCTTTTACATGCCATTTGGTGTCGGACCTCGGGTATGTCTCGGACAGAACTTGGCCATTGTTGAACTCAAGATAGTGTTAGCTCTCATTTTGTCCAACTTCTCTTTCACCATCTCTCCTAGATATGTCCATTCCCCTATTTTTAACTTAGTCATAAAACCAGAACATGGAGTCAATCTCTGGGTAAAGAAATTATAG
- the LOC110605783 gene encoding uncharacterized protein LOC110605783, giving the protein MLTLAVGSSSAALAPMVSAHSTYGNASVHLPTMHFGFKGSQPSSHLFIPTTPISSFKAAVATVDSNDLSSSSQNPPDKEQANKYYFVVANAKFMLDEEEHFKELLFERLRLYGERNKEQDFWLVIEPKFLDKFPNITKRLKRPAVALVSTNGPWITFMKLRLDRVLSDSYEADTLEEALASNPTTLEFEKPKKWVAPYPKYEYGWWEPFLLAGSKESKV; this is encoded by the exons ATGTTAACTCTCGCAGTGGGTTCATCATCAGCTGCACTGGCGCCTATGGTTTCCGCGCACTCTACCTATGGCAATGCCTCGGTTCATCTTCCAACTATGCACTTTGGCTTCAAGGGATCACAACCATCGTCGCATCTCTTCATACCTACCACACCCATTTCCTCCTTCAAGGCTGCTGTTGCCACTGTGGACTCAAATGACCTCAGTTCATCCTCTCAGAATCCTCCTGACAAG GAACAAGCCAACAAGTATTATTTTGTTGTTGCAAATGCAAAATTCATGTTGGATGAAGAGGAGCACTTCAAGGAGCTCTTGTTTGAACGCCTTCGTCTTTATGGAGAGCGTAACAAAGAGCAGGATTTCTGGCTTGTGATTGAGCCTAAGTTCTTGGACAAATTCCCTAATATTACCAAAAGGTTAAAGAGACCTGCTGTTGCTCTAGTATCAACTAATGGTCCGTGGATCAC GTTTATGAAACTAAGGTTGGATCGGGTTTTGTCTGATAGCTATGAAGCCGACACACTAGAAGAAGCGTTAGCCTCCAACCCCACCACCCTAGAGTTTGAGAAGCCCAAAAAATGGGTGGCACCATATCCAAAATATGAATATGGGTGGTGGGAACCCTTCTTGCTTGCTGGATCTAAAGAATCCAAAGTATAA
- the LOC110606041 gene encoding cytochrome P450 714C2 isoform X1 codes for MEFQLDKKIAFPFLVIVFLGVVVRLYNGLVAKPNRLRSMLKKQGINGPPPTFLLGNIREIMKSLSSIEKNNDPPLTHNCAALTFPFFEQWFKEYGQVFVYSLGNLQIVNLHQPELVKEFTTCVSLDLGKTSLQLDDLGPLLGQGIVASNGAFWSHQRKIIAPELYMEKIKVFINRINHLVAKYLILKLLQGMVNLITESANALLNSWKSMIERDGGMADIKVDEGLGSFSADVISRACFGSNYYKGEKIFLKLKDLLKASSKKDLAVGIPGMRYLPTKSNREAWALEKEIRNLILKVVKERQEAADEKDLLQMILEGAKNSNLSREETDRFIVDNCKNVYMAGWETTTVSASWCLMLLAINQEWQDRVRAEVLEICGGSMLDSDMIRKMKLLNAVIHETLRLYPPVPVIAREALKDMKLGNINVPKGVNIWTTVLLLHTDPEIWGSDSYKFNPERFANGIAGVCKYPFFYMPFGVGPRVCLGQNLAIVELKIVLALILSNFSFTISPRYVHSPIFNLVIKPEHGVNLWVKKL; via the exons ATGGAATTTCAATTGGACAAAAAGATAGCATTTCCATTTTTGGTTATCGTGTTTCTTGGAGTGGTAGTCAGACTTTACAATGGATTGGTTGCGAAACCAAACAGGCTTCGTTCCATGTTGAAGAAGCAAGGCATCAATGGACCTCCACCTACTTTTCTTCTTGGAAATATAAGAGAGATTATGAAGAGTCTCTCCTCCATTGAGAAGAACAATGATCCACCTCTCACCCATAACTGTGCTGCTCTTACTTTTCCATTTTTTGAGCAATGGTTCAAGGAATATG GTCAAGTGTTTGTATATTCCCTGGGGAACTTACAAATAGTAAACTTGCACCAACCTGAGTTGGTGAAAGAGTTCACAACGTGTGTATCCTTGGACTTGGGGAAAACTTCGCTTCAACTTGATGATCTTGGTCCTTTGCTTGGTCAGGGGATTGTAGCATCAAATGGAGCTTTCTGGTCACATCAGAGGAAGATTATTGCTCCTGAATTGTACATGGAAAAGATCAAGGTATTTATTAATAGAATCAACCATCTTGTGGCCAAGTATTTGATATTAAAGCTTTTGCAGGGAATGGTGAACCTGATAACTGAGTCTGCCAATGCATTGTTAAATTCATGGAAGAGCATGATTGAGAGAGATGGTGGAATGGCAGATATCAAAGTTGATGAAGGCCTCGGAAGTTTCTCTGCAGATGTTATCTCAAGAGCTTGTTTTGGAAGCAATTATTACAAAGGAGAAAAGATTTTCCTGAAACTAAAAGATCTCCTGAAGGCTTCGTCCAAGAAAGATCTAGCCGTTGGGATTCCTGGAATGAG ATATCTCCCCACAAAAAGTAATAGAGAAGCATGGGCATTAGAGAAAGAAATCCGCAATTTGATACTGAAGGTAGTGAAGGAGAGACAAGAAGCTGCAGATGAGAAGGATTTATTGCAGATGATCCTTGAAGGAGCCAAAAATAGCAATCTGAGTAGAGAAGAAACAGACAGATTCATAGTTGATAATTGCAAGAACGTATACATGGCTGGGTGGGAGACCACTACAGTTTCAGCTTCATGGTGCCTCATGTTGTTGGCAATAAATCAAGAATGGCAGGATCGTGTCCGTGCAGAAGTTCTGGAaatttgtggaggcagcatgcTAGATTCTGATATGATTCGCAAGATGAAACTG CTTAACGCGGTGATTCATGAAACGCTGCGACTTTATCCACCAGTCCCAGTGATAGCAAGGGAGGCCTTAAAGGACATGAAATTAGGAAACATTAATGTTCCCAAAGGAGTGAACATTTGGACCACAGTATTGCTATTGCATACAGATCCTGAGATATGGGGATCAGATTCTTACAAGTTCAACCCTGAGAGGTTTGCAAATGGAATAGCAGGCGTTTGCAAGTATCCATTCTTTTACATGCCATTTGGTGTCGGACCTCGGGTATGTCTCGGACAGAACTTGGCCATTGTTGAACTCAAGATAGTGTTAGCTCTCATTTTGTCCAACTTCTCTTTCACCATCTCTCCTAGATATGTCCATTCCCCTATTTTTAACTTAGTCATAAAACCAGAACATGGAGTCAATCTCTGGGTAAAGAAATTATAG